Genomic DNA from Chitinispirillum alkaliphilum:
ACAGGCAGCTCTCCAAAAATCCCTGTAGTACAGACGGCAGAACTATAGCTGGGGTCAATAGAGAAATTTCTGAGATATCTGAGCGGAAGGCGCGAATCAAAACGCTTGAACTCAACGGTATCTCCTTTAACTGGAATACAGGCAAAGCTGTCCAGCGGACATAAAAGCCCTTCACCGATAGATTTTATGTAACTTTCCTTGAGTGTCCAGATTCTGAAAAACATCTCTGCCAAATGTTTTTTACATGCAAAAGATTTTAGAAAAACCTTTTCTTCTGGTGAAAAATAACGGGTCAGCTCAAGAGAGATTTCACGTATCTTTTCTATGTCTACACCGATATCCATTGTATCTATTCCACATACGACCCATTTGCCGGAGTGTGATATGTTCAGGTGAAGGTTTGTACCGTGGAGAGCAGGCTTTCCATTTCTGTTTGTTGTAAATGCATCGGCACGGGGTAATTCTTTAGTGACAGAGAAAACAGCATACCGCATGAGTGTTTCCCCAATAACAGACCTGCATGCATCTTCCCTGAAATGAAACCGGTTGACTCTCAGACGACGCTCAGAGCTGCAAAGTTGATACAGTAAAGAGAACTCATTGTCGGTAAGGTGGTCTGAGTTGGGAACCACAAACAGTTTTGGTGAGCTCTCAGGGGTAAGTGTAAAGTTATTTGTACTCATCGCTTTTTCTGCCATCATAGTTAAACGTATGAACATTTCACTTTGTCCAAAATAGGACAAAGGTGTCAGGTGCCGCAAGGAAAGATTAGCATATCAATCATAACAGCGGGGGATAGGGGAGCGGTATTTATACAATCCCAAAAGAGCAAATTCCAGTGTGCCTGGGTGCGTGAAAACGTAATCAATGCGTTCTGCAGCCCGCTTCATCACCTCTGAACTGTTTGTCGGACCATAATTGAAGGGCAAAGAAATTT
This window encodes:
- a CDS encoding 4'-phosphopantetheinyl transferase; translated protein: MMAEKAMSTNNFTLTPESSPKLFVVPNSDHLTDNEFSLLYQLCSSERRLRVNRFHFREDACRSVIGETLMRYAVFSVTKELPRADAFTTNRNGKPALHGTNLHLNISHSGKWVVCGIDTMDIGVDIEKIREISLELTRYFSPEEKVFLKSFACKKHLAEMFFRIWTLKESYIKSIGEGLLCPLDSFACIPVKGDTVEFKRFDSRLPLRYLRNFSIDPSYSSAVCTTGIFGELPVSIIGVSDLLRELNE